From the genome of Sphingomonas sp. HMP6, one region includes:
- a CDS encoding MATE family efflux transporter — MATSPPRTGAPTRPGQRDLTTGPIAATLLAFALPTLGSNILQSLNGSINTIWVGRFLGEGAVSATANANTIMFLMFAAVFGFGMASTILIGQSMGRRDVEAARRAFGGSIGIVMTGAVVIATLGWIFAPDILRVLATPPAATPLALSYLRVIFLGLPASLLLVLLSMALRGVGDSVTPLWFTVLSVALDSGLNPIFIRGLFGMPEMGIAGSATATLIASHVSALGLLVYIYARDLPIRLRGHEISWLIPSAALARTILFKGLPMGAQMLVVSLAALMMTGLVNRYGVDTSAAYGVSMQLWGYIQMPALAVGAAVSSMAAQNIGAGLWDRVDRITRAGLVFSALLTTTMVVAIIAFDRPVMGVFLGSDSPAIPIARHIQVLASWNFIVFGMTMVLFSTVRANGAVWGPLTMLIVSLFPVRLGFALAFEGSLGADSIWWSFPLGSLANLAMAAWYYRYGGWRTQRMVVPAEAPAEHGGDGEPVGRLHPAG; from the coding sequence ATGGCAACGTCTCCACCGCGCACTGGCGCGCCCACCCGCCCCGGCCAGCGCGACCTCACCACCGGCCCGATCGCCGCGACGCTGCTCGCCTTCGCGCTGCCGACGCTTGGGTCGAACATCCTGCAATCGCTCAACGGGTCGATCAACACGATCTGGGTCGGGCGTTTCCTGGGTGAGGGGGCGGTCTCGGCGACCGCCAACGCCAACACTATCATGTTCCTGATGTTCGCCGCCGTGTTCGGATTTGGCATGGCATCGACCATCCTAATCGGCCAATCGATGGGGCGGCGCGATGTCGAGGCCGCGCGGCGCGCGTTTGGCGGGTCGATCGGGATCGTCATGACCGGCGCGGTGGTGATCGCGACGCTGGGGTGGATCTTCGCGCCCGATATCCTGCGCGTGCTGGCGACGCCACCGGCCGCGACGCCGCTCGCGCTCTCCTATTTGCGTGTGATCTTCCTCGGGTTGCCGGCGTCGCTGCTGCTGGTGTTGCTCAGCATGGCGTTGCGCGGGGTCGGCGATTCGGTGACGCCGTTGTGGTTCACCGTGCTGAGCGTGGCGCTCGACAGTGGGCTCAATCCGATCTTCATCCGCGGGCTGTTCGGGATGCCGGAGATGGGGATCGCCGGATCGGCGACCGCCACGCTGATCGCGTCGCACGTCTCGGCGCTCGGGCTGCTCGTCTATATCTATGCGCGCGATTTGCCGATCCGGTTGCGCGGGCATGAGATTAGCTGGCTGATCCCCAGCGCCGCGCTAGCGCGGACGATCCTTTTCAAGGGTTTGCCGATGGGTGCGCAAATGCTCGTCGTGTCGCTGGCTGCACTGATGATGACGGGCCTCGTCAATCGCTACGGCGTCGATACCAGCGCGGCGTACGGCGTTTCGATGCAATTGTGGGGCTATATTCAGATGCCCGCGCTCGCTGTTGGTGCGGCGGTCAGCAGCATGGCGGCGCAGAACATCGGCGCTGGGCTGTGGGACCGAGTCGATCGAATCACGCGCGCCGGTTTGGTGTTCAGCGCCTTGCTGACGACAACAATGGTGGTCGCGATCATCGCGTTTGATCGTCCCGTGATGGGGGTGTTTCTGGGCAGCGATAGCCCGGCGATCCCGATCGCGCGGCATATCCAGGTGCTGGCGAGCTGGAACTTCATTGTGTTCGGGATGACGATGGTGCTGTTTTCGACAGTGCGCGCGAACGGCGCGGTATGGGGGCCGCTGACGATGCTGATTGTGTCGCTCTTCCCGGTGCGCCTAGGGTTTGCGCTGGCGTTTGAAGGGAGCCTGGGTGCGGATTCGATCTGGTGGAGTTTCCCGCTCGGCTCG